A genomic segment from Sulfitobacter mediterraneus encodes:
- the rpoH gene encoding RNA polymerase sigma factor RpoH translates to MANYANLPAPTPEGGLNRYMQEIRKFPLLEPEEEYMLAKRWVEQEDTEAAHKMVTSHLRLAAKIAMGYRGYGLPQAEVISEANVGLMQAVKRFDPEKGFRLATYAMWWIRASIQEYILRSWSLVKLGTTSGQKKLFFNLRKAKNKIGALEEGDLRPENVKRIATDLGVTEAEVISMNRRMSGGDASLNAQVGSDGEGTMQWQDWLEDEDADQAGDYAEKDELETRREMLAEALDVLNDREKDILTQRRLSDETITLEDLSSQYDVSRERIRQIEVRAFEKLQKRMRELAKEKGMLANA, encoded by the coding sequence ATGGCCAATTATGCAAACTTACCGGCACCAACACCGGAAGGCGGGCTGAACCGCTATATGCAGGAAATCCGCAAGTTCCCGCTGCTGGAGCCTGAAGAGGAATATATGCTCGCCAAGCGCTGGGTTGAGCAGGAAGATACCGAAGCCGCGCACAAGATGGTCACATCACACCTACGTCTGGCAGCCAAGATCGCCATGGGCTATCGCGGCTATGGCCTGCCGCAGGCCGAAGTGATTTCGGAGGCGAATGTCGGCCTGATGCAGGCGGTCAAACGGTTTGACCCAGAAAAGGGGTTCCGTCTGGCGACCTATGCGATGTGGTGGATCCGGGCTTCTATTCAGGAATATATCCTGCGGTCCTGGTCTTTGGTCAAACTTGGGACGACCTCGGGGCAGAAAAAACTGTTTTTCAACCTACGCAAGGCCAAGAACAAGATCGGCGCCTTGGAAGAGGGCGATCTGCGCCCCGAAAACGTGAAACGGATTGCAACCGATCTGGGCGTGACCGAAGCCGAAGTGATTTCCATGAACCGGCGGATGTCGGGCGGCGATGCGTCACTGAATGCGCAGGTCGGCTCTGACGGTGAAGGCACGATGCAATGGCAGGACTGGCTCGAAGACGAAGACGCCGATCAAGCGGGTGATTACGCCGAGAAGGATGAGCTGGAGACCCGCCGCGAGATGCTGGCTGAGGCTTTGGATGTGCTGAATGACCGGGAAAAGGACATTCTGACCCAACGCCGCCTGTCGGACGAGACCATCACGCTCGAAGACCTGAGCAGCCAATACGACGTCAGCCGCGAGCGCATTCGGCAAATTGAAGTCCGCGCCTTTGAAAAGCTGCAAAAGCGGATGCGCGAACTGGCCAAGGAAAAAGGGATGCTTGCCAACGCCTGA
- a CDS encoding DksA/TraR family C4-type zinc finger protein, whose amino-acid sequence MAGGWAKDGAVSEQIEASINDELARLKARKQPQGESLTHCAECEEPIPEARRVALPGVKLCIDCVQERDAQFKARGGINRRGSKDSQLK is encoded by the coding sequence ATGGCAGGCGGATGGGCAAAAGACGGCGCGGTGAGCGAACAGATTGAGGCGTCGATCAACGATGAACTGGCCCGTCTCAAGGCCCGCAAACAGCCGCAGGGCGAGAGCCTTACACATTGCGCGGAATGCGAAGAGCCGATCCCGGAGGCGCGGCGAGTGGCCCTTCCGGGGGTAAAGCTATGCATCGATTGCGTGCAGGAACGGGATGCCCAGTTCAAGGCGCGGGGCGGGATCAACCGGCGTGGATCGAAGGACAGTCAGTTGAAGTGA
- a CDS encoding YbaN family protein produces the protein MTKLIWTACGLIALALGAIGVVLPGLPTTPFIILAAFCFTKGSPRLAAMLDGHHIFGPILEDWRVRGAIAPRFKAIAVVMMALTFAVSLALGLPIVLLVIQAICMSGAAVYVLSRPN, from the coding sequence ATGACCAAACTGATCTGGACGGCCTGCGGACTTATCGCCCTTGCATTGGGTGCGATTGGCGTTGTGCTGCCCGGATTGCCAACCACGCCCTTCATCATCCTCGCGGCGTTCTGTTTCACCAAAGGGTCACCGCGGTTGGCGGCGATGTTGGATGGTCATCACATCTTTGGCCCGATTTTGGAGGACTGGCGCGTGCGGGGGGCAATTGCCCCGCGTTTCAAGGCGATTGCCGTGGTGATGATGGCACTGACCTTCGCCGTTAGTCTGGCGCTGGGTTTGCCAATTGTGCTTCTGGTCATTCAGGCGATTTGCATGTCGGGCGCGGCGGTCTATGTCCTCAGCCGGCCGAATTGA
- a CDS encoding M3 family oligoendopeptidase — MFQLPFPVRDANAAGGNSPFGDLPEWDLSDLYTGEDAPELKRDLDWLEQACASFAADYEGKLADLDAAGLLDCVLRNERINMIAGRIMSFAGLRYYQLTTDAGRAKFMSDCQEKITNFTTPLVFFTLELNRLEDNHLDGLLAQNADLARYKPVFDRIRAMKPYQLSDELEKFLHDLGVVGDAWERMFDETIAGLEFNVLGEPLNIEGTLNLLTDPDREKREAASHELADVLGANVKTFARVHNTQTKEKEIIDRWRGMETPQTGRHLSNQVEPEVVEALRNAVVQAYPKLSHRYYELKRKWLGLDVMQVWDRNAPLPMEDPRVVDWDTAQKTVMDAYTAFDPRMGELAEPFFTKGWIDAAVKPGKAPGAFAHPTVTDVHPYVMLNYLGKPRDVMTLAHELGHGVHQVLAAGQGEMLSSTPLTLAETASVFGEMLTFRKMLDGAKTKDERRVLLAGKVEDMINTVVRQIAFYDFECKLHEARRGGELTPDDINALWMSVQAESLGPAFEFMDGYETFWSYIPHFVHSPFYVYAYAFGDGLVNALYAVYAEGEAGFEEKYFDMLKAGGSKHHKELLAPFGLDASDPAFWDKGLSMISGFIDELEAMEE, encoded by the coding sequence ATGTTTCAGCTGCCCTTTCCTGTTCGTGATGCCAATGCCGCCGGAGGCAACAGCCCCTTTGGCGATCTGCCCGAATGGGATCTGAGCGATCTTTACACCGGCGAGGATGCACCGGAACTCAAACGCGATCTCGACTGGTTGGAGCAGGCCTGTGCCAGCTTTGCCGCGGATTACGAAGGCAAATTGGCCGATCTGGACGCGGCAGGTTTGCTGGATTGTGTGCTGCGCAATGAACGGATCAATATGATCGCCGGGCGCATCATGTCCTTTGCCGGGCTGCGCTATTACCAGCTGACCACCGATGCGGGCCGGGCAAAATTTATGTCTGACTGCCAGGAGAAGATCACCAATTTCACCACTCCGCTGGTGTTCTTCACGTTGGAACTGAACCGGCTGGAAGACAACCATCTGGACGGGCTGTTAGCGCAGAACGCGGATCTGGCCCGTTACAAGCCGGTGTTTGACCGCATCCGGGCGATGAAGCCCTATCAATTGTCTGATGAGCTTGAAAAATTCCTGCACGATCTGGGGGTTGTGGGGGATGCATGGGAACGGATGTTCGACGAAACCATCGCCGGGCTTGAATTTAATGTGCTTGGTGAGCCGTTGAATATCGAAGGCACTTTGAACCTGCTCACCGATCCGGACCGCGAAAAGCGTGAGGCCGCCTCGCATGAGCTGGCAGATGTTCTGGGCGCGAATGTCAAAACCTTTGCGCGGGTGCACAACACCCAGACCAAGGAAAAAGAAATCATCGACCGCTGGCGCGGCATGGAAACCCCGCAGACCGGCCGGCATCTGAGCAATCAGGTGGAGCCCGAGGTGGTCGAGGCGCTGCGCAATGCGGTTGTGCAGGCCTATCCCAAGCTGAGCCACCGCTATTATGAGCTGAAACGCAAATGGCTGGGTCTGGACGTGATGCAGGTCTGGGACCGCAACGCGCCCCTGCCGATGGAAGATCCGCGCGTGGTGGATTGGGACACGGCGCAAAAGACCGTCATGGATGCCTACACCGCCTTTGATCCACGTATGGGAGAGCTGGCCGAGCCGTTCTTTACCAAAGGCTGGATCGACGCGGCGGTGAAACCGGGCAAGGCGCCCGGTGCCTTTGCGCATCCTACGGTAACGGATGTGCATCCTTACGTGATGCTGAATTATCTGGGCAAACCGCGTGATGTGATGACCCTGGCGCATGAATTGGGCCACGGCGTGCATCAGGTTCTGGCGGCGGGACAAGGTGAAATGTTGTCTTCCACCCCGCTGACGCTGGCCGAAACCGCCAGTGTGTTTGGCGAGATGCTGACCTTCCGCAAGATGCTGGACGGGGCCAAGACCAAGGACGAGCGCCGGGTTCTGCTGGCCGGCAAGGTCGAAGACATGATCAACACCGTGGTGCGGCAGATCGCGTTCTACGACTTTGAATGCAAGTTGCACGAGGCCCGCCGGGGCGGAGAGCTGACGCCCGATGACATCAACGCGCTTTGGATGTCGGTGCAGGCGGAATCGCTTGGGCCTGCCTTTGAATTCATGGATGGCTATGAGACCTTCTGGTCCTACATCCCGCATTTTGTGCATTCGCCGTTTTATGTCTACGCCTATGCCTTTGGCGACGGTTTGGTGAACGCACTTTATGCGGTTTACGCCGAGGGTGAGGCGGGCTTTGAAGAGAAATACTTCGATATGCTCAAAGCGGGCGGCTCCAAACACCACAAAGAGCTGCTGGCGCCCTTTGGCCTTGATGCCTCGGACCCGGCGTTCTGGGATAAAGGCTTGTCGATGATCTCGGGCTTTATTGATGAGCTGGAGGCGATGGAGGAGTGA
- a CDS encoding ATP-dependent DNA ligase, giving the protein MKEFAKLFAAIDQSTKTTVKVAALADYFGEAPEEDRLWTVALFSGRRPKRAVTTTRLREWAAEIAELPLWLFEESYSVVGDLAETIALILPPNPSVDNRSLTFWINALRGLADVDDSQRKTFVLEAWQRLGGAERFLFNKLLTGGFRVGISQKLMTRALARATGKPEAELAHRLMGNWHPDEVSWHSLIEAEDASADASRPYPFYLAYALEDGPEALDDPANWRAEWKWDGIRGQLILRDGNYFVWSRGEELMTDRFPELARAIDHLPPGTVLDGELLVWQEGAEKPSSFNALQKRIGRKTVPKKLLAEAPVVLHAYDLLEWEGADVRDRPFSRRRGLLEQATSALPDDAPVRLSPQLTFDTWDDLAALRSGAREAHAEGLMLKRADSPYLAGRKKGDWWKWKLEPLTIDAVMIYAQAGSGRRANLFTDFTFAVWNGNDLVPFTKAYSGLTDAEFRQITAWVRKNTLQRFGPVRQVTPQHVFEIAFEGIQASPRHKSGVALRFPRMKRWRQDKPLQEANTLDDLNEMLRIYG; this is encoded by the coding sequence ATGAAGGAATTTGCGAAACTCTTTGCCGCCATTGACCAAAGCACCAAAACCACGGTGAAAGTGGCCGCACTGGCCGATTATTTCGGCGAGGCTCCCGAAGAGGACCGTTTGTGGACCGTTGCGCTGTTTTCCGGCCGTCGGCCCAAGCGGGCCGTGACCACCACCCGCCTGCGTGAATGGGCGGCCGAGATCGCAGAGCTGCCACTGTGGCTGTTTGAAGAAAGCTATAGCGTTGTTGGCGATCTGGCAGAAACAATTGCCCTTATCTTGCCGCCGAACCCTTCTGTGGACAACCGATCTTTGACGTTCTGGATCAATGCCTTGCGGGGGCTTGCGGATGTGGACGATTCCCAGCGCAAGACCTTTGTGCTGGAGGCCTGGCAACGGCTTGGCGGGGCGGAGCGATTCCTGTTCAACAAGTTACTCACAGGCGGTTTCAGGGTGGGGATAAGTCAAAAACTGATGACCCGCGCGCTGGCCAGAGCCACCGGCAAGCCCGAGGCGGAATTGGCGCACAGGTTGATGGGCAACTGGCACCCCGACGAGGTAAGCTGGCACAGTCTGATCGAAGCCGAAGACGCCAGCGCGGATGCCTCCCGACCCTATCCGTTTTATCTGGCCTATGCGCTGGAAGACGGACCAGAAGCCTTGGATGATCCTGCGAACTGGCGGGCCGAATGGAAATGGGACGGCATTCGCGGGCAATTGATCCTGCGCGATGGCAACTATTTCGTGTGGTCACGGGGCGAGGAGCTGATGACGGATCGCTTTCCCGAACTCGCCCGCGCCATTGATCACCTGCCGCCCGGAACGGTGCTGGACGGGGAGTTGCTGGTCTGGCAAGAGGGCGCTGAAAAACCTTCCTCTTTCAACGCGTTACAGAAACGGATCGGGCGCAAAACCGTGCCGAAAAAGCTGCTGGCGGAGGCACCCGTGGTGCTGCATGCCTATGACCTGCTCGAATGGGAAGGTGCCGATGTACGCGATCGCCCCTTTTCCCGGCGGCGCGGCCTTCTGGAACAGGCCACATCCGCCCTGCCCGACGATGCGCCGGTGCGCCTGTCGCCGCAACTGACGTTTGACACATGGGATGATCTGGCCGCCTTGCGCAGCGGCGCACGGGAGGCCCATGCCGAGGGTCTCATGCTCAAACGCGCAGACAGCCCCTATCTGGCAGGTCGCAAAAAGGGCGATTGGTGGAAATGGAAGCTAGAGCCGCTGACCATCGATGCGGTGATGATCTATGCGCAGGCCGGATCAGGGCGACGGGCCAACCTGTTTACTGATTTCACCTTTGCGGTCTGGAACGGCAATGATCTGGTGCCCTTCACCAAGGCCTATTCCGGCCTGACGGACGCAGAGTTCCGGCAAATCACCGCTTGGGTGCGAAAAAACACCCTGCAACGGTTCGGTCCGGTGCGGCAGGTCACGCCGCAGCATGTGTTTGAAATTGCCTTTGAAGGGATCCAGGCCAGTCCGCGCCACAAATCCGGCGTCGCCTTGCGGTTCCCGCGTATGAAACGCTGGCGTCAGGACAAGCCCCTGCAAGAGGCCAATACGCTGGATGATCTAAACGAAATGCTGCGCATATACGGGTAA
- a CDS encoding ligase-associated DNA damage response exonuclease, which produces MTQTGVLIFTDKGIYCPAGDFYIDPWRPVARALITHGHADHARSGMGSYLATHAALPVMRHRLGEINAEGIAYGEVRRIGGADVSFHPAGHVPGSAQIRVEVAGEVFVASGDYKIIDDGFSEAFEPIKCHHFITESTFGLPVFNWQPQARVADEINTWWAGCAAQGKTAFLGAYALGKAQRLLSMLNPEIGPILTHTAVENTNAVLRGQGYGLPETVLAGPDIAPKGHPGALVLSPPSALGSQWARKFGPSESAFASGWMALRGVRRRRAGDRGFVISDHADWQGLICAIRETGAENIYVTHGYTDVFTRFLNDKGWKAQVVPTQFEGESLDSGDAA; this is translated from the coding sequence ATGACACAAACCGGCGTGCTGATCTTTACCGACAAGGGCATTTATTGCCCTGCGGGCGATTTCTATATCGACCCGTGGCGGCCCGTGGCGCGGGCCCTGATCACCCATGGCCATGCCGATCATGCAAGATCGGGCATGGGCAGCTACCTTGCCACCCATGCCGCCCTGCCGGTGATGCGTCACCGCTTGGGCGAGATCAACGCCGAAGGCATCGCCTATGGTGAGGTCAGGCGCATTGGCGGGGCAGATGTGTCATTTCACCCTGCCGGACATGTGCCGGGTTCGGCGCAGATCCGGGTTGAGGTTGCCGGTGAGGTCTTTGTCGCCTCTGGCGATTACAAAATCATTGATGATGGGTTTTCCGAAGCCTTCGAGCCGATCAAGTGCCACCATTTCATCACCGAAAGCACCTTTGGCCTGCCAGTGTTCAACTGGCAACCACAAGCGCGGGTGGCGGATGAGATCAACACATGGTGGGCAGGCTGCGCCGCACAGGGTAAAACCGCGTTTCTGGGCGCCTATGCCTTGGGCAAGGCACAGCGGCTCTTGTCGATGTTGAACCCAGAGATTGGCCCGATCCTCACCCACACGGCGGTGGAAAACACCAATGCGGTGTTGCGCGGCCAAGGATACGGACTGCCCGAAACGGTGCTGGCCGGACCCGACATTGCACCCAAGGGCCACCCTGGCGCTTTGGTTCTGTCGCCGCCCTCCGCGTTGGGCAGTCAATGGGCGCGTAAATTCGGCCCCTCGGAAAGCGCGTTTGCCTCAGGCTGGATGGCATTGCGCGGCGTGCGCAGGCGCCGTGCGGGAGACCGCGGATTTGTCATTTCCGACCATGCAGACTGGCAAGGTTTGATTTGTGCAATCCGCGAAACAGGTGCGGAAAATATTTACGTTACACATGGTTACACTGATGTCTTCACGCGGTTTTTGAATGACAAGGGCTGGAAGGCTCAAGTTGTCCCCACCCAGTTCGAGGGGGAAAGTTTGGACAGCGGAGATGCCGCATGA
- a CDS encoding alpha/beta fold hydrolase: protein MELAPAPFFTDVYPGPEGGQAHWAQTSDGKRIRVGHWPLSGAKGTVLLFPGRTEYIEKYGVIAQDLADRGLATIAIDWRGQGLAERLCDDPRIGHVDAFSDYQKDVSAMLRAARELALPRPYFLLAHSMGGCIGLRAVMEGLPVKAAAFTGPMWGVFIAPHLRAVAGMMARVMPALGKGLSLPPGTKIDPYVTVQPFEDNMLTTDSEMYDMMRDQLAAHPELALGAPSFIWLREALAETQHLAGRSAPNLPAVSWLGSNERIVETGRIHQRMETWKGGRLEIVEGGEHEVLMESRAMRTPIMDDMAKLFLDTVTS from the coding sequence ATGGAACTTGCCCCTGCCCCCTTTTTTACCGATGTGTACCCCGGACCAGAGGGGGGGCAGGCCCATTGGGCGCAAACGTCTGATGGAAAACGTATTCGTGTGGGCCACTGGCCTTTGTCCGGGGCCAAGGGCACGGTGCTGCTGTTTCCCGGACGTACCGAATATATCGAAAAATATGGGGTGATTGCACAGGATCTGGCGGATCGCGGGCTGGCCACCATCGCCATTGACTGGCGCGGTCAGGGTTTGGCGGAACGTTTGTGTGATGATCCGCGCATCGGCCATGTGGATGCCTTTTCCGATTATCAAAAAGACGTCTCGGCCATGTTGAGGGCGGCCCGTGAGCTGGCTTTGCCCCGGCCCTATTTCCTGCTGGCGCATTCGATGGGTGGCTGCATTGGCCTGCGGGCCGTGATGGAAGGGCTGCCGGTCAAGGCGGCGGCATTCACCGGCCCGATGTGGGGCGTATTTATTGCGCCACATCTTCGGGCGGTGGCTGGCATGATGGCCCGGGTGATGCCCGCCCTCGGCAAGGGGTTAAGCTTGCCGCCCGGCACCAAGATCGATCCTTACGTGACGGTGCAACCCTTTGAGGACAACATGCTGACCACGGACAGCGAAATGTACGACATGATGCGCGATCAACTGGCCGCGCATCCCGAGCTGGCCCTTGGTGCGCCCAGCTTTATCTGGTTGCGCGAGGCGCTGGCCGAAACCCAGCATCTGGCGGGGCGATCCGCGCCCAATTTGCCCGCCGTCAGCTGGCTTGGCAGCAACGAACGCATTGTTGAAACCGGCCGCATTCATCAACGGATGGAAACATGGAAGGGTGGCCGCCTTGAGATCGTCGAGGGCGGCGAACATGAAGTTTTGATGGAAAGCCGTGCCATGCGTACCCCCATTATGGACGATATGGCCAAGCTGTTTCTGGACACCGTCACCAGCTAA
- a CDS encoding SCP2 sterol-binding domain-containing protein gives MSDIVNEAVTALNAKMADADFDGTAKFDIEGEGAVMIDGSGARAADEDADVTLSADAETFRGILEGDTNPTSAFMTGKLKVDGDMGMAMKLASVLS, from the coding sequence ATGAGCGATATTGTGAACGAAGCGGTAACCGCACTGAATGCAAAGATGGCAGATGCCGATTTTGACGGCACGGCAAAGTTCGACATCGAAGGCGAAGGCGCAGTGATGATCGACGGCTCCGGTGCACGGGCTGCCGATGAAGACGCGGATGTGACATTGAGTGCGGACGCAGAGACCTTTCGCGGCATTCTTGAGGGCGACACCAACCCTACGTCTGCTTTCATGACCGGCAAGCTGAAGGTTGACGGCGACATGGGTATGGCGATGAAACTGGCCTCTGTTCTGTCTTGA
- a CDS encoding tetratricopeptide repeat protein, with the protein MRNRPVNLKHTVAAIGPLLLLSGMALADVPPPELFDKLREAEPAEAKRIEGEVTRIWSRSGSASMDLLLKRGREAMEAGDNRLAIEHLTALTDHAPDFAEGFHARARAYFRSDLYGPALADLERALALDPQHYEAIFGFAVMVQEFGDLRRAAELYRRVLAIHPNHENAQTALSRLKRDGIGREL; encoded by the coding sequence ATGCGCAACAGACCCGTCAACCTCAAACATACCGTTGCGGCAATTGGGCCGTTGCTGTTGCTGTCCGGCATGGCTTTGGCCGATGTGCCGCCGCCAGAACTGTTCGACAAGCTGCGCGAGGCCGAACCTGCGGAGGCTAAGCGGATCGAAGGCGAAGTGACGCGGATCTGGTCGCGCTCCGGCTCTGCTTCGATGGATCTGCTGCTCAAACGGGGACGTGAGGCGATGGAGGCAGGCGACAACCGGCTGGCTATCGAACATCTCACCGCGCTGACCGACCACGCTCCTGACTTTGCCGAAGGGTTCCACGCTCGCGCCCGTGCCTATTTCCGCAGCGATCTTTATGGGCCGGCGCTCGCCGATCTGGAACGCGCATTGGCGCTCGATCCGCAGCATTACGAGGCAATTTTTGGCTTCGCCGTGATGGTGCAGGAATTTGGAGATCTGCGCCGCGCGGCGGAATTGTACCGCCGTGTCTTGGCAATTCACCCCAATCATGAAAATGCACAAACCGCGCTGTCCCGTCTGAAACGGGACGGTATCGGGCGCGAACTCTGA
- a CDS encoding helicase-related protein has translation MLGHRTGIIGLPLRLLAREVYDRIVALRGPSVVALVTGEERIVPPRTQYWVCTVEAMPEGMGADFVAIDEIQLCADPERGHVFTDRLLRSRGLHETLFLGADTMRGTIASLVPESEFIRRERMSELVYAGQKKISRMRPRSAIVGFSVENVYAIAELIRRQKGGAAVVMGALSPRTRNAQVDMYQNGEVDYLVATDAIGMGLNLDVDHVAFSALAKFDGRRMRPLAPNELAQIAGRAGRGFKSGTFGVTGDARPLDDSVARAIMDHSFTPQNKINWRNPALQFGSIDRLIQTLEAPPDHERLVKAREADDLRALKVLGQVDEVFARCTDGPSVKLLWDVCRIPDFRGISHAEHANLLEIIFNDLHQRGTIPDDWLARQIKRIDRTDGDIDALSKRLAFIRTWTYVAQRKGWTKDESHWRGATRVVEDRLSDALHERLTQRFVDRRTSVLLRRLGQKEAMVADVNETGEVTVEGEYVGKLDGFRFRADKGAGGAEEKTIKAAALQALAPQFHLRADRFYNAPDTEIDFTEQGGLMWGNSAVGKLVAGSDALKPQVEVFVDDVAGPEVAQKVQRRLQHFIDRKVAALFEPLLNLSKDEALTGLARGFAFQMVENFGLLPRAQVADDVKALDQDARGALRKHGIRFGQFTIFMPLLLKPAPTRLRLVLWSLSKGLAEFPESPPPGLVTIPVEKDAPEGADTMSGYRNAGSRAIRIDMLERLADMLRAEDSRGGFEAKADMLSITGMTLEQFSELMQGLGYKAEKGERVKVKAVDAVVPKDGAGTADAGDTPVMDVAADVPEGGVTEVAETPTPADTPAELADIPDAGVAPVAAEAAETPAVADGIPAQSEGEVPQGTAADAAIADTEMETFYTFTWGRAPRGQQNARRGGGERPQGKGGKGRPQGQGKGRGKGGPRGDKGGDKAKSFSARPPRKEKPIDPDNPFAAALMGLKDKT, from the coding sequence ATGCTGGGCCATCGGACCGGGATCATCGGCCTGCCCCTGCGGCTCTTGGCGCGTGAGGTCTATGACCGGATCGTTGCCCTGCGCGGCCCCTCTGTCGTGGCGCTGGTCACGGGCGAGGAACGCATCGTGCCGCCGCGCACCCAATACTGGGTCTGCACGGTCGAGGCGATGCCCGAAGGGATGGGCGCGGATTTTGTTGCCATCGACGAGATCCAGCTTTGCGCCGATCCCGAGCGCGGGCATGTGTTCACCGACCGGTTGCTGCGGTCGCGCGGCCTGCATGAGACGCTGTTTCTGGGGGCTGATACGATGCGCGGCACCATCGCGTCATTGGTGCCCGAATCCGAATTTATCCGCCGCGAGCGGATGTCAGAGCTGGTCTATGCCGGTCAGAAGAAGATCAGCCGCATGCGCCCCCGCTCTGCCATTGTCGGATTTTCCGTAGAAAACGTCTACGCCATCGCGGAACTGATCCGCCGGCAAAAGGGCGGCGCGGCGGTGGTCATGGGCGCCCTCAGCCCGCGCACCCGCAACGCGCAGGTAGACATGTACCAGAACGGCGAGGTTGATTACCTCGTTGCGACAGATGCCATCGGCATGGGGCTCAACCTCGATGTGGATCACGTGGCCTTCTCCGCGCTGGCCAAGTTTGACGGACGCCGCATGCGCCCCTTGGCCCCCAATGAGCTGGCGCAGATCGCTGGCCGGGCCGGGCGCGGCTTCAAAAGCGGAACATTTGGCGTCACCGGCGATGCGCGGCCCCTGGATGACAGTGTGGCGCGGGCGATCATGGATCATTCGTTCACGCCGCAAAACAAGATCAACTGGCGCAATCCGGCGCTGCAATTTGGCTCCATCGACCGATTGATCCAGACACTTGAGGCACCGCCGGACCACGAACGATTGGTCAAGGCGCGTGAAGCGGACGACCTTCGGGCGCTCAAGGTGCTGGGGCAGGTGGATGAGGTTTTTGCCCGCTGCACCGATGGTCCATCGGTGAAATTGCTCTGGGATGTGTGCCGCATTCCCGATTTTCGCGGCATCAGCCATGCCGAACACGCAAATTTGCTGGAGATCATTTTCAACGATCTGCATCAGCGTGGTACAATCCCCGATGACTGGCTTGCCCGGCAAATCAAGCGCATTGATCGAACCGACGGGGACATTGATGCGTTGTCCAAGCGATTGGCATTTATCCGCACATGGACCTATGTCGCTCAACGTAAGGGCTGGACCAAAGACGAAAGCCATTGGCGCGGGGCCACTCGTGTCGTAGAAGACCGCTTGTCAGATGCGCTGCACGAACGTCTGACCCAAAGATTTGTAGACCGGCGCACATCCGTGCTTTTGCGCCGGCTAGGACAGAAGGAAGCCATGGTGGCCGATGTAAACGAGACCGGTGAAGTCACCGTTGAAGGTGAATACGTAGGCAAGCTGGACGGATTCCGTTTCCGCGCAGACAAGGGCGCTGGCGGGGCCGAAGAGAAAACCATCAAAGCGGCTGCATTGCAGGCGCTGGCACCCCAGTTCCATCTGCGGGCGGATCGGTTTTATAACGCGCCGGACACCGAGATTGATTTCACCGAACAGGGCGGCCTGATGTGGGGCAACTCTGCGGTTGGTAAATTGGTGGCAGGCTCTGATGCGCTTAAGCCGCAGGTCGAGGTTTTTGTGGATGATGTGGCCGGGCCGGAAGTCGCCCAAAAGGTGCAGCGCCGCTTGCAGCATTTCATTGATCGCAAAGTCGCGGCCCTGTTTGAACCGCTGCTGAACCTGTCCAAAGACGAAGCGTTGACGGGGCTTGCTCGCGGCTTTGCCTTCCAGATGGTCGAGAACTTTGGCCTGCTGCCGCGTGCGCAGGTGGCCGATGACGTCAAAGCGCTGGATCAGGACGCCCGCGGCGCGTTGCGCAAGCACGGCATCCGGTTTGGGCAATTCACGATCTTTATGCCGCTTTTGCTGAAGCCCGCACCTACGCGCCTGCGTCTGGTGCTGTGGTCGCTGTCCAAAGGTCTGGCCGAATTCCCGGAAAGCCCGCCTCCCGGTCTGGTCACGATCCCTGTTGAAAAAGACGCGCCCGAAGGGGCCGACACGATGTCCGGCTACCGCAACGCAGGCAGCCGCGCGATCCGCATCGACATGCTGGAACGCCTGGCTGACATGCTGCGGGCAGAGGATTCGCGCGGCGGGTTCGAGGCCAAGGCAGATATGCTGTCGATCACGGGTATGACGCTGGAACAATTCTCGGAGCTGATGCAGGGTCTCGGCTACAAGGCCGAAAAAGGTGAACGGGTGAAGGTCAAGGCGGTGGATGCCGTTGTGCCCAAAGACGGGGCAGGTACGGCAGACGCGGGCGACACGCCGGTTATGGATGTGGCCGCAGATGTCCCCGAAGGCGGCGTAACCGAGGTTGCAGAGACGCCAACACCGGCAGACACACCGGCTGAGCTTGCCGATATTCCGGATGCAGGCGTTGCACCTGTTGCGGCCGAAGCGGCGGAAACGCCTGCGGTTGCCGATGGGATCCCCGCCCAATCCGAAGGGGAGGTGCCGCAAGGCACTGCCGCCGATGCGGCCATTGCAGACACCGAGATGGAGACCTTCTATACCTTCACTTGGGGCCGCGCCCCACGCGGGCAGCAAAACGCCCGCCGCGGTGGTGGTGAGCGCCCGCAGGGCAAAGGCGGCAAAGGCCGCCCGCAAGGCCAAGGCAAAGGTCGCGGCAAAGGTGGCCCGCGCGGCGACAAGGGTGGCGACAAAGCCAAGAGTTTCTCGGCGCGTCCGCCCCGCAAGGAAAAGCCCATCGATCCGGACAACCCCTTTGCCGCCGCCCTCATGGGGCTCAAGGACAAGACCTAA